GCCAGCTGATCGTCTTCGGGCTGGTCTTCACCCAACTGCTCGGCACCGCCTTCACCCCGAGTCTCTGGCTCAATGGCCTGGGCGTGCTGCTGGGGCTGGTCGCCACCAGCCTGGTGCTGGCCGTGCTGCGCGACCGCCCCTGGCTGGGGCCGGTGCGCTACGGCTGGCGGCTCAAGCAACGGCTCTCGACGGTGAGTGGCTACCTGCCCGCCCTGCGCCGGGGCATGGCCGACGGGGACGAGCGGGCCCTGGCGGTGCTGGCCTTCTACCACCAGGGCATGGCCCAACTGGGCGAGCTCGACGGGCGGACCCTGGACGACGACGCCGAGCTGCTGGCCGAGCGCCAGGCGCTGCGCCTGGCCCGACAGGCTCGCCGCCTGCCGGAACGGGTCGATGGCCTCGACGAGGCCGACCTCGCCGACTTCAAGCGGGGCTAAGGAGCTCTCCTAGGCGCGGGCGGCGTAGGCGTAGAGCAGCGTCTCCTGGGCGCTGATGGGGGCGGCCTCGCCGGGTGTCTGCTTGACGAAGGTGCCGTCGCCCTGCAGCAGCCAGCTCTGGCAGTTGTCCACCAGGTAGGTTTCCAGGTCCTTGCGCACCCGGGCGGCGAGCTTCTTGTCGAGCAGCGGGAAGCAGGTCTCCACCCGGTGGAACATGTTGCGGGCCATGAAGTCGGCGCTGGACCCCCAGGTCTCGGGCTTGCCGTCGTTGTGGAAGTGGAACACCCGGGTGTGTTCGAGGAAGCGGCCGATGATCGAGCGCACCCGGATGCTCTCGGAGATGCCCGGCAGCCCCGGACGCAGGCAGCACATGCCGCGGATGATCAGGTCACATTCCACGCCGGCCTGGGAGGCCCGGTAGAGGGCCTGGATCAGCTTGGGTTCGGTGAGCGAGTTGCACTTGATGATCAGGTGGGCGCGCTTGCCCTTGCGAGCATGCTCGGCCTCCCGGTCGATCATCGCCACCAGGCGCTCGTGGAGGGTGAAGGGGGCGTGCAGCAGCTTCTCGATCCTGCGCGCGCGCCCCATCCCGGAGAGCTGCTGGAAGACCTTGTGCACGTCGGCGCACAGGGTGGGGTGGGCGGTGAGCAAGCTGTAGTCGGTGTAGAGCTTGGCGGTCTTGGAGTGGTAGTTGCCGGTGCCCAGGTGGGCGTAGTGGCGCAGCTGGCCCTTCTCCCGGCGCACGATGTGCATCATCTTGGCATGGGTCTTGTAGGCCATCACCCCGTAGATGACGATGGCGCCTGCCTCCTGCAGCCGCGAGGCCAGGGCCAGGTTGTCGGCCTCGTCGAAGCGCGCCCGCAGCTCGATCACCACCGTGACCTCCTTGCCGTTGCCCGCTGCCTCCACCAGGGCGTTGACGATGGGGGAGTCGGCCCCGGTGCGGTAGAGGGTCTGCTTGATGGCCAGCACGTCCGGGTCCCGGGCGGCCTCG
The Halomonas sp. M4R1S46 DNA segment above includes these coding regions:
- a CDS encoding DUF3087 domain-containing protein translates to MSFRFASHDPHTYRRTSRLVGLAMAGQLIVFGLVFTQLLGTAFTPSLWLNGLGVLLGLVATSLVLAVLRDRPWLGPVRYGWRLKQRLSTVSGYLPALRRGMADGDERALAVLAFYHQGMAQLGELDGRTLDDDAELLAERQALRLARQARRLPERVDGLDEADLADFKRG